The Lycium barbarum isolate Lr01 chromosome 11, ASM1917538v2, whole genome shotgun sequence genome contains the following window.
tattatcaataattacctcttagGGGTAGTTATGTGAAGTAATTATTCCTAAAGCTATACACTAGTCAAGTGTTTTCTTTGCTCTCCTTAGTATACCCTAATACTAAATTCCTAATCACCAAGTATACCCTAACACTAGAATTTCTACTCACCGCGTATAAAAATTGCATCTATCATGAAATTGTCAAAAGTTGTTACTCGAATTAGTTGCTGAGCTTTATCAAATTCAAAGTGGTAATATGTTAAGTGAATTTAAATATTACTTTATCAAATTCAAAGTGGTAATATGTTAAGTGAATTTAAATATTACTGATTAGTTTCTGAAATATAGTTATATGATAATGTTTAACTAAATAAATTTGCATATGACTGTAGACAAAGATGGACATGTTAATTAAGACAATTTTAtcacaaacgggttcaaatgtgctTGACGATGTAAAGGTGTTGAATATGCTATAAGTTGTCGTAGATTTATTACTTCCATATAATCATATGTCAGAAATGTTAACAAATTGGTATACTTATACGTTAGaatttaaattgaaaaaaaaaaatcttataaaaaaatattgaaaaaaatGAAGGGCtgcacaacccccccccccccccccccgacccaCGGCCCTTGTAGGGCTGGGTTGGGCAAGGTATTTCAAGGCCCATTCAAATGAAAGGTTGGCCCGCCCCAACCCATCAAATTCCTTGGCTCGCAAGGCTTGGGTTGGGCTGGGCTGGCCTATTCTGTTTTGACAGCTCTAGGGATCATATGTAAAATTGACAGCCAACATGTTCAATTTTTTATGCGGAGtgtccttcaaatgcactggtctctaatttttgcccttcgcctaataccccaaggttctgggttcgaacccccaactcagtgaaaaaaaaaaaaaaggaatttcgtAAGACAAGGGTTTGGATTCGcgaggcagaattttgccttcaaaactctgtcttaaggtagaattttgccCAAAACTCTGCCCGAAGCATGGTAGAGTTTAACTCTActttgcatgcaaaactctaccttgcaaatccaaactctgcattgtgatttttttttttttttaattttttgattgACCGGGGCTTCAAACCCGAAACCAAGGGGTTctaacgaagggcaaaaattaaagaccaccaatttattGAGAAGTTGAATATGTAATATCGTCTAAACTCCAAATCACTAGACTTTAATCAATATTTATAGACATTATTGTCGAACTTTGTAAATGTACATTTATACAATTGAACGTTCACAAATATTCAAGGACGTTTTATCCATTTTATCCACAACTATACAATAGGAATATATTGAACAAAAACATTCAGCTAAAAGTAGATGAGGGTATTGAACCTTTTTCGAAATGTATATTAAGCAAAGGCATTCAGTAGTTGAACTTAAAGAGTCTAAAAGAATTATCCATGTGCATCTGTTGAGAGGTTTTTTGAGTCCTTTCCTTGAGCCGTGAGCAATGTGTCTCTATGGGGCACTTATTCGAACACTTCATAGGCGTCAAAATAAGAACGGCCTGCTGTTTTTTTGTGTCTCAGAATAACCTTGGCAAGCACTCATGACCGAATTCTGCATTTAACAGCGTTCTACCCAAACTGGTGATTTCTTGCCTTCACAAGTATTCTAGAATATTCAACCACATAAATGCCTATCCCATTGAATGACTCTTCTTACAACTGCTAGGGGAAGGCTTGGTTACCGTGAAGGCTTCACACCAGAGGGAGCAAAGTCATGACCGGCATCAAGAAACACTTGGGAAGTATAACCTGTTTCGTAGTGTGTCAAAAATCGACGTAGCAACTGCAGTTTGAGAAAAAGTCTGCTTCAACCTCCCTTGTAGTAATTCATTATTAGTAACAAACTCAAATTCAATGTCACAATAACCATCTTCTCAATTATATAAATGAGATAAAAGTTCAATTACAATTCCAGGAATGCGTAAATATGGAAAGTACGAACTAGAGGTAGACTGAAGAGGAGATGAGGAACTAGCTAGACTTAGAGAACGGGGATGACTCAACAATACGCATAGAACTCTTCTTCCAAATCCACGGTCCTTTTTAACCACTTGATGATTGGGTCTGGTTCCCAAATAAAACTCTCTGTCATTTTACTCAGCCCAATAATAACAGCTGAACTAGTCTCATTCACCACTTCTAGCTCATAAGCCCCTTATGGGGTCCACTTGGTTCACAATTCCCTTGACCTCAATGAGAACCTTGTACTCGAGGTTCGACTAAAGATATGAAATTATAGAGTTATGAATACCAAGCCACAGAGTACGACCAATATGCTCTTTGGTATGGATCTTCTGCAATCCGAAAATAAAAAACTTGAGGGCATCAGCTTGTAAACAAGAAGTCTTAAATGAAGCCATCAACTGTACAAAACTTTGTAGTTATGTTCAACTCTTAGGAAATGATTTCTCGCAATGGAAGCATGAAGCTTTGATTGCAATAATAGATTCAGGAAGCAAGGATCCTTTGAATTGTTCAATCCTCTAAATAGGAAAAACACATTGATTTCAAGTAATTAACAAGGAATTGCTAAGATTACTACTATGGTGTAGAGTAGAACTAATAAGATTTCTTCTTGGCAAGTCATAGCAAATTGTTGAAACATGAGCCATAGCCTCAAGTTTGGTGTACATACCAACAAGTTATGCAATGAAAAACGTGACTTgaacaacatcataatctttcaatttCCCCGATAAAGATATTATGCACTGCTCCACAATATGAGTAGTAACACCATCAAAAGAACACATCAGCGGATTCTCTCTAGACTCTCCCAGTAGCTTGTAAGTTGCACAAGAAGTGTTGAAAGTACCGCAGCTTTCAATATCCGTTTCAACTCCACTGACACACCCGCAATCATACAACTTTGCAATGAAACATGTACGTCTTTTAGCAACTCCTTCAATAAGTTCACGTGCATCTGATGCAATATTTAAAGGTTCGTTGGCAATAGACGCACAACCTAAAACATCCTCTCCCAATGACGAGCCAATTGTCCATAGAACTACGAAAGGGAACAATCCATAGTATGGCAGCAGACTCTAAATCAGACTGTGCATATCCCCATATGACAGAAACCGTATGTTCGAAGTCTATTGCAATCCTCCGAAGTGCCAATTGCACCGATAGTGCTTGACCAATATGAACACTATCAGCTACAAAAATTTGTTTTTGTATGATAGTAATTAGCACTGGTGTTTTACCTTTGGCAAAGGCCAAGGTTAACGTTTACCATCAAACCTTGGTCTTCCCTGATCTTTCGCCAGACATACTTCAAGTGCTTCACATACGCAATCCAGGGCTGGCTAGAGGGCCAAGCCACTAAAGCGGGAGCTTTAGGCCCCAAAATTTTGGGGGCCTCATTTTTATCATCGGGTGTTTGATACCTATATGGAATTTTCCGATTAATTCAATTTTGAGACACGCAAGATCGATTAAACAGGGAAGCACTCCTGAGCAAGTTCCCAAGATGAAGGATGTGGCCTAATTTTTACCTACAATATAATAGATTTAtaggttaatttttcttttaaaaaaatattgaacAGAAAAAATAAGCCTCCATTAAAGTTGGCTTTAGGCCCCCGATCTTATTGAGCCGTCCCTGATGCAATCCAACCTAATATGCAAAGAACTTAAAAGAAGTCGTATTAAGTTGAACTCTTAACTAGAAAATACGTGAAATGAAGTGTAAAAATACACCAAGTAAAACAGAGAAATTAGATGCTCCTTAAATTGTTCCATAAAGGTACACAAGCATAATATATTGTCCGTATCAATCACATGAAAATACTAGATTTAAATAGCAAGTCATTACAAAATGTCCAGAATTCCCATAATTTCTCATTTCACTAGTTCCCAAATAATTATTCTCCGGACCAGCAAAGTATCCCGTAATGTATATAGGATAAAAACAATCCAAACGAGCTAAGTTACATAGAACCGGATGACTTCAAACCATGGAAATGTTAAAGCTCAGATGAGTATTAAACACTATGTATTCAGTAGGTAATCTAAGTTGGCATTCACATAATGGAACAGTTGGATTGATCATATGAATCAGTAACTTGGTAAACAGGGTATTGAGGATAGGTATAGTAATACAAGGCAGGTTGCGGCTGTGTCACAATAGCTGCAACTTCGGGCTTTTTATCTGAACCAGCTTTTTCGTCTTTCTTCTTATCGCCGCCAGCAGGCCCAACGCTCACCAGTTCTGCCTGACCCAAAGTCTTCCTGAGCACACTCGTCAGTTTTACGGAATCAATCTGttcacccacaacttctaatTGGCTCTTTTCGTCCCCTGTCATAGCTGCTGATTCCACACCTAAGTAACACAAACACCAATATATATTAATCCTAGTGAGTTTCACGAGATATTTATTGGGCTAAAATGTGATGTTGTTCGCTTTTGGTCAAATCTTGACTCCCGAGAATCACATAACCTTTTTTACTATCTAGTTATTAATGTGGGAGTTTGTTCGCACCCATTTTGACTGAAATTAATAAATAGCTGAAAGGAGAGAGTTGAGTACCAGGCTGAGAGACAGCTTTTTTGAAGGCCTTGCTCCGACATTTCTGATCACACCCACTCAAATATAATCTGATAACACCTTTTGCTGCACAattttatgaacataatgtcaaTAGTTGAATTACATATGAAAAATTACACAAAACAAATATGAATACCTTCATTTTTTTGGTCTGATGGAAATTAAAATTGCGTAGCAATAAAATTCAGTAGGCagagagagtgtgtgtgtgtgtgtgtgtgagagagagagagagagagagacaggaGGAGGAGTTTGTAATATTTGGAAATGCTAGGAAATTGCAGTGAAGAAAGACTCATACATTCTTGACTATTTATAGACTCAAGTCCTCAAGTAATTCGAAATAACGCGTATATTGAGTAAGAAATAAGAATGATTCAGTCATTCGCCCCCCTCTGGACGACATGTAGATGACTTGACTTAATTGTGATTGTATGATCCCAAACTGTTGTTTAAATTAGGGATAGATAATACATAAGTAATACACACACCCACAAGTACACATCAGCGCCACATTGACGACACATCCGATATTTACgatttttatttgcttttggCATGCCACGCAAGCACCACGTCAACGCCACGTAAGATATATAACCAGTTTTACTTTCGTTTCCCATGCCACGCGAGCACCACATCAGCAACACCTTGACGACACATAAGATCTTAACAAATTTTACTAGATTAAGGACTGTTTGTAATATTAAAGTGTACAACTGATTGTTTCGGATAAGTTTGAGGGGTAATTCATGTTTTTCCTTTTAAGTTAttaatttttggaagaatttcTATAACGATCAagttaataatataataataatggcAAACTTACAGATATAATTATTTTCTACGAGGATCTTACCATTAGTAGCTAACCATTTTTTAAATTACAATTCATAGTTTACTTTTAAGCCAAAGCTGTATATTTCGCGTGTATTTGGGCGAGACTCTCTCCTTGCCCGCCCAGGTTCGAACCCAGCCAACAACATTacttttcttacatatttttcctagcttcttctccttgtattttgagtgtattttcgtcatatgtatttggcttATATGTATTTGATGTCACATGTATATGAcgaaatacactcaaatacaaggAGAAGAATCTaggaaaaatatgtaagaaaagaAATGTTGTTGGTCGGGTTCGAACTTGAGCGGGCGGGTGAGAGCCTCGCCCAATAACCACTTCAGCCACTCCAACTTCTGTATTTTGGTGTAGCTACGAATGGTAATTTACAAAATTACTGtaactactaaatataaataaattaaaagatagttattattaataattacTTCTTAGAAGTAGTTACACCAAGTAAAAATTACAATAATAATCAGGTTCATCGTTGATTATAACGATCAagttaataatataataataatcaGGTTCACCATTGATTTTAATAAACATTTAATGAAttttataatatacatatacggTACATTATCTATGAGCAAAAACTACTAAGTACACGTAAATCTGTAACTAATTCTCTAGATCCCTATTGAGTGGGATCTAAAAGTCAATAAGTCAACCTGGTATTTTCGGTGGGACACAGATCTCATTGTTGTTTGGTTAACTGGGACACAAAAAATTAATAAAGTCATCTTCCAAGCAATGAAATTGGAAGAGTCATTTCTCATTGCGACGCGGAAAAGTAGGAGAAGCAAAACCAGAACTAACGGACGTCTTCTAACcgcctgtttggatggtggtttccatGATCCATTAATGTATGATTttctatgaaatcatgtttgtttttattattcttaaaattatgtggtatgatgTTGTAAACTCAtggttcattccatggttatataaccataaaAAGTCTCAATTTTTGTAATCACGAATTTGgtgatttttccgtggttacgtatttcatttgtTCATtataccccacccccacccccacccccacccccacccccatcctaccactcacccccaccccacccctgccccaccctccaccatgGTCCATCccaccccaccctccaccatccatcccACACCACCCCCACCCTACTACTCACCCCTAACTACCCCACTCTTTTGCCACCCACCCCTAACTACCCCACTCTTTTGCCACCCACCCCAATCACcacccaccacccactacccctcaccaccgcccaactccaccccacaacaactcacccccaccttaccatccactacccccaccctcattctacaaccacccacccctccaccacccccacccactaccacTCACcaccaccctaccactcacccccaccctcatcccacaaccacccacccctccaccacccccacctaatacctacttattttttaaagttcttaCTGTATTCTTTatttgagttttattaatatatataaactaatttttaattaagagttaagggtattttagtatacttacaagttattatacaataCCATATAGTCAAACCAAACagtacaaatgttattaaaccacaacaaacgacacagtctatccaaacatggtgttcattaatacagtacaatacaatacaacaccatattgtACCATctcatactgtacattaatgaatcacgggaaacaaccatccaaacag
Protein-coding sequences here:
- the LOC132618727 gene encoding heavy metal-associated isoprenylated plant protein 16-like isoform X1, which codes for MKQKVVIRLSLSGNDQKCQTKAFKVAISQPGVESAAMTGDEKSQLEVVGEQIDSVKLTSVLRKTLGQAELVSVGPAGGDKKKDEKAGSDKKPEVAAIVTQPQPALYYYTYPQYPVYQVTDSYDQSNCSIM
- the LOC132618727 gene encoding heavy metal-associated isoprenylated plant protein 16-like isoform X2, with product MSEQGLQKSCLSAWCLCYLGVESAAMTGDEKSQLEVVGEQIDSVKLTSVLRKTLGQAELVSVGPAGGDKKKDEKAGSDKKPEVAAIVTQPQPALYYYTYPQYPVYQVTDSYDQSNCSIM